A window from Musa acuminata AAA Group cultivar baxijiao chromosome BXJ3-10, Cavendish_Baxijiao_AAA, whole genome shotgun sequence encodes these proteins:
- the LOC135650813 gene encoding uncharacterized protein LOC135650813 — protein sequence MDSWSSITLALVLIFSMSKAQGAGVECERLDASACAYAVSSSGMRCVLERNAGGAYACATSEIGAEGFVDWVETEGCIAACGLDRRTVGISSDSLLDANFRWKLCSSECFRGCPNVVNLYFNLAAGEGVFLPTLCDAQRMNAHREMAEIRSSGAAAVMAYEWFGESPAYPPSDIPVDVFPPAESPIML from the exons ATGGATTCCTGGTCTTCCATAACGCTCGCTTTGGTGCTCATCTTCTCCATGTCGAAAGCGCAAG GGGCCGGCGTGGAGTGCGAGCGCTTGGACGCGAGCGCCTGCGCCTACGCGGTGTCGTCGTCGGGAATGCGCTGCGTGCTGGAGAGGAACGCCGGGGGCGCCTACGCGTGCGCCACGTCGGAGATCGGCGCCGAGGGGTTCGTCGACTGGGTCGAGACGGAAGGGTGCATCGCGGCGTGCGGCCTCGATCGGAGAACCGTCGGGATATCGTCGGACTCGTTGCTGGACGCTAACTTCCGGTGGAAGCTGTGCTCCTCGGAGTGCTTCCGTGGCTGCCCCAACGTAGTCAACCTCTACTTCAATCTCGCAGCTGGCGAAG GAGTGTTCCTTCCCACCTTATGTGACGCACAGCGAATGAATGCTCACCGTGAGATGGCGGAGATACGAAGCAGCGGTGCGGCAGCAGTGATGGCATATGAGTGGTTTGGAGAGTCTCCTGCTTATCCTCCGAGCGACATCCCTGTCGACGTCTTCCCCCCGGCAGAATCACCCATCATGCTGTAG